The Comamonas sp. 26 DNA window AGCCACCGCACGGCAGAGCAGCTCATCGTTGCGCCGCGCTACCCGGTGCTGCCGTGGGAATGGGGTGCGGCCGTGCCCGATGTGCAAATGCCTGCGGCCGTCATCGTGACCGACGAACTGCGGCCAGATCCGCGTGCCGAATACAACGCCGTCTATGTTGCGGGCGGCAGCGTGGGGGGCGTGCTCGGCCATGTGGTTCGCAGCCTCAGCGCGCGCGACAAGCTGGCTCCGCAGATTCAGGACGACCTCATCACCAATGCCGACGCAGCCCGCATGCGCGGCAGCTGGGCGCTGGCGGCCAGCGGCAACAAGCTGCAGCACAGCATCAGCATGCCTGTGCTTACCGGCGGCACCAACCCCGGCATCTTGAACCCCGGCCAGCTGCTGGAGGTTGCAGATACCGACGGCACCTGGCGCGGCCTGGTGCGCGGTGTCAGCGTCACTGCCGCTATGCCCCGCGTGCGCCAGCAAGTCACCGTCGAAAGGGTCGCCGCATGAGCACCAACCTTTACAAGCGCCTCAAGGCTCTGCTGCCTGATGACCCCGTCATGACCGGGCAGATCAGCGCCGTGTTTGCCGACGGCACCGCGCTGGTCGCCCTTGAAGGTGCCGCAGGCCTGCTGCGTGTGCGCAACCCGCTGGGCACGGCTAATGGCGTGCGCGTCTATGCGCAAGGCGGCGCCATCACCGGCCCCGCGCCCGCCATGCCCTATGTGCTGATCGAAGTCTGAAAACGAAATAGGAAAGCGACATACGAAAGGAGAGGGAATGGATGACTACGGGGATGAGTTGCCGGTGGTATCGCACCAGCAGATCAATGAACGATTCGACAAAGGGAGTGAGCGCATGGCCGCCATCGAGCGCGATCTGAAGGCTGCGACGCAGGAGCTCTATGAGCTCAAGCAGCAGCTGGCGGATCTACTGGAATTTTTTACCGCCATGAAAGGTGCCTTCAAGGTGCTGAACTGGGTGGGCAAGGTGGCCAAGCCGCTGGCGGCCATCGTCATGCTGGGCGGCGCCTGTGTAGGTTTCTGGACGGCTATCAAGGGAGGAGCAAGCCGATGAACTGGAAAGAAAAACTCTTGGCCGCCATCGGTGGCGCTGCCTTTGCTTTGGCTGTGCCGCTGGTGCAGAAGTACGAAGGCACCGTGCTGCGCAGCTACCCCGATCCGGTGGGCATCGTCACGGCATGCACCGGCCATACCGGTCCCGAGCTCAAGATGGGCCAGACCTACACCCGCCAGCAGTGCGAGGAAATACTCTACAAAGACTTGGCCAAGCATGCCGATGCGCTGGATTGCATTCGTCAGCCCTTGACCGATGGCCAACGCGCCGCCTTTGTGAGCTTTGCTTTTAACGTGGGCGAGGGTGCGTTTTGCGGCAGCACCCTGGTGCGCAAGGCCAATGCGGGCGACATCGATGGCGCGTGTGCCGAGCTATCGCGCTGGACCTATGCCGGTGGCAAGCAGTTGCCCGGCCTCATCAAACGTCGCGCGGCAGAGCGCCAATTGTGTGAGGCGGGGCTGGCATGACAGGCGCATCCCGTCTCTGGCCGTGGCTGGCCTTGGCCCTTGCGGGGCTGCTGGCCCTGCAGTCGCTCAGGCTGGCCAACGCTCAGCTGGAGCTGGCCAAGGTTGAGGTTTCTCAATCAAAACAGGCTCAATCCCAAGCACAACAAGCGCTAGCAGCTACAGAAAAGAAAGCGTCTGCCGTGCTTGGGCATGGCGCGGCCCAACAGGACAACACCCATGACTACACACAAAAACTGGCAGTGCTGGAAACTGCTCGCGCTGCTGACGCTTCCCGCATTGCAGGCCTGCAGCACGACATCCGCAGTGCCGCTACTCGCAACGCCCAGCTTGCCGGTGACGCCGCTGCCTGCAGAAGTCTCGCAGATCAACACCAGCGACTCGCAGCCCTTGCTGGCGAAGGCGCGGGCGTGGTTGGCCAGCTTGTCGGATTGGTCGAGCGCAGAGACGCCCAGGTTAACGCCCTGATGGGGCAGGTGCAGGTGGACAGGCAGTTGCTGGCCAGCCATTGAGCTCACCCAGAAAAGGCGAAAGCCCCAAGCGTTACGACCGCCTGAGGCTTTCTTTCCCAACCCTTGCAAGACCAAGAATCAGAGCGTTGATGATGTTTTTCAAAGTGACCGTCACCGCACCTTTGGACGCAGCCGCGGCCGACCGCTTTGCCCGCCGTATTGCTGTGGCCTACGTGCAGGTCGCACTGGGCATCACTTCCGCAGGGCTGGCGGGCCTGCTGCTGGCTATCCGCTGGTGGTGAAGCGCCGCCCTACACCACAGGCCGGTGCACCAGCACCGGAATGCTGCTGTTCACCAGCACGCGCTGTGTTTCGCTGCCCAGCAGAATCCCGGCAATGCCCTTGCGTCCGTGCGAAGCCATGCAGATCAGGTCGCAATTGCTGTCCTTGGCTTGCTGGATGATGGCCTGGTGCACCGAGAAGTTCATGGTCCTTGCCGTCTTGCACTCCACGCCCTCGGCCTTGGCCATGTCCTGCACCGCCTGCAGCACCTTGTCGGCCGTTTTTTCGGCGTCTTTGCGTAGCTCGCTGGGGTTGTAAGTCACCATCCCCTCGCTGGCATACATCAAGGCGGAATAATCCGGCATCACATACAGCACCGTCACTTCGGCGCCTTGCTCCTTGGCCAGTTGCAGGCCCGCGTGCAGCGCGGCCTCAGAGAGTTTCGAGCCGTCTGTAGGAATCAAAATGTGCTTGAACATATTCAGCCTCCTTGCGCGCCAGCGCCTGTGGTTGTCAATGAATCAGAACCATTGCCGCCTCATACTCACACTCCGCTGCGGCGAATGCAACACCCCGAAACCCGCCTTACACCACCGGGCGGTGCACCAGCACCGGAATGCGGCTGTTGACCAGCACGCGCTGGGTTTCGCTGCCCAGCAAAATGCCGGCAATGCCCTTGCGGCCGTGCGATGCCATGCAGATCAGGTCGCAGTTGCTGTCCTGCGCGGTCTTGATGATGGCCTGGTTGACGGAGAAATCCGTCGCCCGCACCGTCTTGCAAATCACGCCTTCGGCTGCGGCAATATCGGTCGCGACCTTGAGTACCTTGTCGGCTTCCTTCTCGGCGCTTTTGGTCATTTCTGTTGCGTTGTAGGCCATCAGGGCCTCAGAGCCGTAGATCATGGTGGCGTAATCCGGCATCACATACAGCGCCGTCACTTGTGCACCTTGTTCCTTGGCCAGTTGCAGGCCTGCGCGCAGTGCAGCCTCCGAGAGCTTCGAGCCATCCGTAGGAATCAAAATGTGCTTGAACATATACAGCCTCCTTGCGCGTCTGCGCGTGTGTGTAGTTGCCAGTCAATCCGAACGATTGCCTCACCCATACTCACACCCCGGGGCGGCTAATGCAACACCCCGAAGTAAGTATTCAGGCGGTTTCTTGATGGAAATCAAAATCTTGAAGTTCAAGAAAAAATGGCCTCAAGCCCATACCCATCAAGCGCTTGTAGCTATCAAAACATGCGCTGAACGCCATGCGCCACCTGCTGTCAGCCGCTGACGGGGTCTGCGCGGTGCACCAGCACCGGGATGCTGCTGTTGGTCAGCACCTTCTGGGT harbors:
- a CDS encoding lysozyme, whose translation is MNWKEKLLAAIGGAAFALAVPLVQKYEGTVLRSYPDPVGIVTACTGHTGPELKMGQTYTRQQCEEILYKDLAKHADALDCIRQPLTDGQRAAFVSFAFNVGEGAFCGSTLVRKANAGDIDGACAELSRWTYAGGKQLPGLIKRRAAERQLCEAGLA
- a CDS encoding universal stress protein → MFKHILIPTDGSKLSEAALHAGLQLAKEQGAEVTVLYVMPDYSALMYASEGMVTYNPSELRKDAEKTADKVLQAVQDMAKAEGVECKTARTMNFSVHQAIIQQAKDSNCDLICMASHGRKGIAGILLGSETQRVLVNSSIPVLVHRPVV
- a CDS encoding universal stress protein, with the protein product MFKHILIPTDGSKLSEAALRAGLQLAKEQGAQVTALYVMPDYATMIYGSEALMAYNATEMTKSAEKEADKVLKVATDIAAAEGVICKTVRATDFSVNQAIIKTAQDSNCDLICMASHGRKGIAGILLGSETQRVLVNSRIPVLVHRPVV